From the Macaca nemestrina isolate mMacNem1 chromosome 2, mMacNem.hap1, whole genome shotgun sequence genome, the window TTGCTACCCAGCTGCCTTAGAATTTGTACTGAAACGTCCTTGTGCTCCATCAGAATAACTGCTTCCCCAGCAAACGGTTCTAGCCTTTCTACTTACTCCATATTTCCCAGTATCACCATTGACCGAGTCCTGGTCTCGAAATGCTGCAGCCCCTCAGGAGAATTTTTAGGACACTATCTACAAGTCTATGAACTCAAGCTTGAGTAttgtgtctcctcctcctccttcctcctcctcctcctcctctttccccttcctcctcctcttcctccttcttcctcctcttcctcctcctcctcctccttctccgaCAGGGTCTCCTTGTCTTGtccaggttggaatacagtggcacagtcatagctcactgcagccttgaactcctgggctcaagcgatcctccggtctcagcctctcagagtgctgggactacaggtgtgagacagCATACTGGGCTGATTattgtatatttctttctttttttttttgagacacagtctcattctgtcacccaggctggaacacagtggtgtgatctcggctcgcagcaatctcaacctcctggactccagtgatcctcccacctcagcctcttgagtagctggaattacatgactgcctaatgtttgtatttttgtagagatagggttttgccatgttgtccaggttggtctcgaactcctggactcaagtgatctgcctgtcttggtctcccaaagtgctaggattacaggagtgagccaccatgtccaggctATGAGTACTGTatacttctaaaagaaaaaactattacGCTTTCAAGATTGATTACAAATTATTATACTAAAATTGTTTTTAGCATAATGCTGCTTAAATATGTCCAAACCCAATATCaggtgtaaattttttttttttttttgagatggagtcttgccttgtcgcccaggctggagtgcagtggcatgatcttggctcactgcaacctctgcctctggggttcaaaggattctcctgcctcagtctcctgagtagctgggattacaggtgctcgccaccatgcccagctaacttttgtatttttagtagagatggggtttcaccatgttggccaggctggtctcaagctcctgaccccaagatccgtccacctcagcctcccaaagtgctgggattacagacgtgagccaccgcacctggccaggtaTAAAATTCTTATGCTTACAGCGCTTATGCAACTATAAGAGCAAAACAAACCTACatattaaatacaaaacaaattacaaGTAATTAAATTGACAGCATTAACATACTATGATGGCTGATGCTGATTTGTTGAAACTAAGTCATCTCTCACATCATAGAtttcacaaagcttctttacagCAGGTTCTTTTGCATTTGGCAAGTTGATAATACCTTGGGCAGAGAAATGACTCAATCATAAATTTTTTATCTAATTGAATTACACCCATCACTTGGTTTATGCATTCTCAGTTTATAAATTTTagatgaaaaaaatctgaatatatattactatcatttattttaaaaattttagatattGTTTGTTTTCAAACCCCAGATACTCCATGATATGATATGGAAGATACATTCTTCCTGTCACTTCTCCTACCACAGTGATGAATAGAGGACTGATGGTGGAACACTGGGGAAAGAGGTTACTGGCCCTTGTTTTGAGTGACTGTTAGCTCTGGGGGCACTGTGTCTGCTGAAAAACCAGTCAAGGTGTTTCTGTTTAACACATGCCCAGTTAAAactctggctggtctcaaactcctgggctcaagtcatcctccagccttagcctcccgagtagctgggactacagtcatgcgccaccatgcccagcttgtattattatttctttttttttttttggagacggagtttcactcttgtcgcctaggctggagtacaatggcgtggtctcagctcattgcaacctttgcctcccgggttccagcgattctcctgcctcagcctcctgagtagctgggattacaggcgtgcaccaccacgcctggctaatttttgtatttttagtagagacagggtttcatcatgttggccaggctggtctcaaactcctgacctaaggtgatccacctgtctaggcctccaaaagtgctgggattacaggcatgagccaccacacccagcctgttttattACTTCTAACATCATAACTTCAAACGAGacaaagaaaagatggaaaaagtaTTAATTTAAGTTGTCaagcctaattttaaaaatccttattttaggcggggcatggcggctcacatctataatcccagcacttttggagaccgaggtgagtggatcacctgaggtcaggagttcaagaccagcctagccaacatagtgaaaccctgtctctactgaaaatacaaaaaattagctaggtgtggtggtgtgcgcccataatcccagctactcgggaggctaaggcaggagagtccaaggttacagtgagctgaaatcacaccatttcactctagcctgggcaacaagagtaaaactctgtctcaaaaaaaaacaaacagacaaaaaaacacaatgaaaatcagccaggctggtggtgcacacctgtaatcccagctacttgggaagctgaggcagaagaattgcttgaacccgggagatggaggttgcagtgagcactgatcgcaccactgcacttcagcctgggcgacagagccagattctgtttaaaaaaaaaaaaaaaattactattttaagtgaaaaattagTAGGATTAAAGTAAATCAAGACAATATAAACATTAATGGTGGTGAAAGCTTGAAGCTCTAGTACAAGAGATGTGGGGTAGTAATAGGTCCAGAAAAAGCACCAAGACACTTGTCTTGAAACTGCACTTTATAGCAagcaacctttaaaaaaattagttttcagCCCCaattcagtggctcacacttataatcctagcactttgggaggctgaggccagaggattgcttgaggccaggagttcaagaccagcctgggcaacatagcaagatcccatctctaattttaaaatataaaaataaactagttTTGAGATATAACTTATGTACAAtaaatttcaataatttaaaaagtacagcTTGCTGAGCTCTGACAAATGTTTACAgtcacctgcctaggcctccaaaagtgctgggattataggtgtgagccaccacaccctgcctctgAACCCTGGAAACCTCTGAGCTGCTttctgttttgccttttctagaatgtcatataaatggaatcatatagtatttgggTGTAAATGGAATCATTAGTATTTACTCTGCTAGGCATATACTTGCTTCTTTCACATaccataatgcttttgagatttgtCCATGTTCTTGCCTATGTCCACAATCTGTTCCTTTTATTGCTCAATAGTATTCCACTGCATGGACACACTGTGAGGTGTTAAACAGTTGagggacatttggattatttccagtttggctattatgaataaagtagCTATAAACATTGGGGTCAagatttttgtgtgaatatatttttcatttctttttaaaatttttttattgtttctttttcttttcttaaaaatcccaaatgtgatagtattttatttttcctaagtaaatacctaaaagtagaattgctaggtcatattaTAAGCATAGGTTTAGCTTTAAAAGTGGCCAAACcgctttccaaagtggctgtaccattttgcgtTCCTACTAACAATGTATGAGAGCTCCAGTTGCTCTGCTTTCTTGTCCACATTGTCAGTCTtcaaattttagccattctagtgggtgtatACAGGTATgacattgtagttttaatttgcatttacctaataACTATTCATGTCATGCAccttttcatgtacttgttggccatttatatatccaTATTGGTGAGGTGtccaaatcttttgcccatttttaaattagattttttggCTTCTTTTTAAGTTGCGAGAGTTCCATAtgtatagattctggatataagcTCTGCAGTAGGTAtacattctacaaatattttctcccagtctgtggtttgccttttttcttttcttttcttttttttccttttaattttttttatttattaattttttttttttttttaaagacagggtctcactctgtcacccaggatggagtgcggtggcatgatctcggctcactgcactctgcgtctcctgggcttaagcaattctcccacctcagcctcttgggcagctgggactacaggcatgagccaccacactcagctaatttttgtatttgttgtagagacagggttttgccatgttgcttaggctggtctcaaactcctgaggtcaagctaTCCACtggtctgggcctcccaaagtgctgggattacaggtgtgagccaccacgcccagccagcttttcattttcttaatagttttttttGGAAGAACAAAAGCTTTCCACTTTGATAaggtccaatttgtcaatttttttcttttatggttcaTGTTTTTTGTgtcttaagaaatctttgctgaATGCAAGGTCACAAAGATCTTCTTTTACGTTTCCTACATTTTAGAGCATTAgctcttatttttagttttatgacCCATTATTTATGATGTAACAGCAGAGGTTCATTTTTTGGCATATGGCTTCCAATTGTTCCAGCAATACTTGTTAGAAAGACTAAGATTTCCCCCATTGAATAACCTTAGTACCTTTGCTAAAAATTTGTTTGCCATAAACGTGTAAGCCTGCAAGCATACGAAGGGATGCAGAACATCATtagtaattagggaaatgcaaattgaaactacaATAAGATTCTACTTCATACCCACTCAGaaaactataattaaaaaaagacaggctgctgggaatgtaaaatggtgtagtcactttggaaagccatctggcagttcctcaaaatatgGACACATATTTACCATGTGACTGTCAGTTTCACTCCTAGGTATCGTcttgttcatagcagcattattcagaatAGCTTGAAAACAGAAACAGCCCAAATACTCATCAGCTAATgagaagataaacaaattgtggtatagtATATaagtacaatggaatattattcagccataaaaaggaatgaagtaccgATACATGCTAAAACATTATCTTGAAAACAtaacactaagtgaaagaagccagtctgaagaAACCTCATGTTACATGAgtccatgtatatgaaatgtcTGGAGTTGGCAAACTACACAGACAGAAAGCAGAGTAACAGTTGCCTAGGGTAGGGGTGAAGTGGTGGTATAAGGGGAAATGGGAAGTAATTGCTAGTGGGTTCCAATTGTTTCCAgtgaggtttctttttgggagaagagaattttttttttttttttttttgagacagtctgtctctgttgcccaggctgcagtgcagtggcacgatcttggctcactgcatcctctgcctcctgggctcaagcagtcctcctgcctcagcctcccaagtagctgggaccacaggcacgcacaaccacgctcagctagtgtgtgtgtgtgtgtgtgtgtgtgtgtgtgtttgtgtttgttttggtagGAATGGGTTTTCCTAAGCTGGGGGAGAGAAATTTTCTAAAACTAGGTTGTGGTGATGCTGCAGGACCCTCTCAATTTATTAAAAACCATTGACttgtatactttatttttctatgaaCTTTGTAGAGAAGTAGATTTGTAGCCACCCCAGCAGTATGCACCTGACTATTCTTGGACTTCTCAGTTGTGGAAGCCaatacattcctttttattctgttaaGCCAATTTGAATTTGGTTTCTGTCACCTGCAACAGGAGTCCTGACTAAAACTGAACTTATGAAAAACAGATCTCTACAAACAAGAATAATGGTAACCAATCAGATGATCTCTTCAAAGCTTTGAATgtaggtacggtggctcacacctgtaatcccagcactttgggaggctaagataggaggattgcttgaggccaggagtttgagaccagtctggccaacatagcaaggctcctctctataaaaaaaattaaaattaaaaaaactttaaatgtaaGAGTAGGCAGTATGAGTGAAAGCTGAAAGAACATGCAGAAAAGACAGCAATCCAGGCCTCAATGAAAAGGAACCTAACTCTTGACACCCTATCTAGGCCTCTATTCTCTTTCCTATCTTCTAGCTTAGTCAGAATTTCTGCTCATTAATAACTGCAATTCATTCTCATTCCACCAGCATCATGGCCTGGATTGCTGCGTAACACCCTAAACTGATTTGACCCTGGAACCCTTTTTTTTAGAAACACAGCAAAAGGTAATTGTCAGCAAAGCAATTTGGGCTTTACACAGAACAAGCAAGAACAGGTTTCCTCTTCCAACGTGGTAATGCTCCTCATGACATCCTGGGATCAGAAATAactaatgttatttatttatttatttagagacagagtcgttctgtcgcctaggctagagtgcagtggtgtgatcttggctcactgcaacctccaccttctgggttcaagcgactctcccatctcagtctcctgagtagcttggattacaggcatgtgccatcaggcccggctaatttttgtatttttagtatagatggatTTTTGcgatgctggccaggctggtttctaactcctgacctcagatgatccgcccgcattggcctcccaaagtgctgggattacaggcgtgagccactgcacacggcccGAAGTAACTAATGTGGTGACCGATTTGGACCAGGATGTGGGCTTCCCTAGGGTAGGCAAGGTCCTTTCCAGACAAGTAACAAGGTCCTTTCCAGACAAGTCATTGTGCCTGCAATCTTCCTGGATCTTTAAGTTACATAACATCTCTAAGTCTTAATTCCTGTGGCACTAAAATAGGGGAAAAAACTTCATTGATTCAGAACAAGAaatcaaatatatgtaaaatggcTGGTACATGGTACACAATGAATATTCATTCTCTTCCTCCAAACTTTAATATATCACTTACTATATAAAGTATCCAATTGtcttttgttcaaatattttaaaatttgtagagcAAAATAGTATGATTTTACATATAACAAACAGCTTAAATAAAGAACCAGgatctttttttaaatctgaaaaacagTTTTGCCACAAttcttcaaatgtttttattggatttaaaattcatttaaggGATATACAGATATACAACTAGTTTGATCAGCTACTAATATATTTTGGTGTCCCTTTATTTTTGTACCCAAGAGCCAATTCACTTTTTCTCCATGTTCAATATTTAGCTTTGGTAAAATGTTGCCAtgttcttcctcatctgttactgAAGCGTCAGTATTTCCACCCTGCTTGGTGCAAGTTCCTCTTTTAGGTTTCTTCCTGTGGGTACGTTTTGTAGGactcttctgtttcttctcaaCTTCACTGTTTGCATCCCACAACATGATCTTCCCATCATTCCCTCCAGTAAGCAGCAAATAGGATTCTGGGAGAAAGCAGACCTGGGATACCCCTAAAGTGTGGCCCTTAAATCCCAGTTCCTGTTCACACTTAACTCCCATCACCCGAAAGATTCGAACCTTACCATCTTCTGCACCACAACTAAAAATATTACCACACGAAGCCACAGAGATACAGTGGGCTAGGGCAGGGTTTAAGAGCTGACCAGGTGACTGTGGGCCTTCCATTTCTTCTGTTTCATCTTCCTGTAAATTTGTAATCCAGAGTGGTCGGGCTTTTTGAAGACTCCACAGCATCACCTTTACGTAAGAAGAAATTACACAGTCATACAAAATGCTAGTCAATTTGCTCAACTACCGTGTGCTTATTCAGCTTCTAATACAATCGTTAAAGTGGTCTGAGAATGAGCAGTAAGGTAGCCTCCCAGCAGtacaaaaaaaataatcaaatgctGCCATAACATGCCAGTGGAATGCTATCCCGGGACTAAAACTAGATTGCAGTAAGGTAGAATTAAACAAGATCCTGAGTAATTTTTGATTAATAAACCCCATCAAAGTGTAATTGTTAAGCAAGTTTCTAAAGGTTTTTCTGCTCTCATCTCTTCAAGTGAAACCAAACGTTATGAAATTTGCTAGTTTTAGTCTATGCTGGTTATAGGTAACAAGGCCTATCAAGTAAATAAACTCAATCTGGATATCACTGAAATGGTTTCTATCTGGAatgcctttcctttcctttcacatTACCCAATTACCCATCCAAGGGGCTTAAGCTCAGTCCCGGTGCCTCCAAGAAGGCTTTCCTATTTCAGCCTGCTTCTCTTTCCTGTATCTAGTTTCTGTTCTATTAACTGACATATTCTGCTAGCTTATCAGTTTCTTGAGACTCAATTAGTCTTTGCTAATGCCTAGCATAATGGCTGAGAAAGAGGAGAAATTCCAAATGTGTCTGTTGATTAATATGACATCCTGGTGTTAATTTCATTTGGCTTTTCGTTGTTGTtcccgacctttttttttttttttaataagctttGTGAATGGGTTTTACATTATCATCTAGTGATTCATTCTTTTCCTGTATCAACcattttgcaaagaaaaatacTCAATACTTTCAAAGCGAACAGACAGCTGTTTTACC encodes:
- the LOC105470775 gene encoding WD repeat-containing protein 53 isoform X1, with the protein product MAVKWTGGHSSPVLCLNASKEGLLASGAEGGDLTAWSEDGTPLGHMRFQGADDVTSVLFSPSCPTKLYASHGETISVLDVRSLKDSLDHFHVNEEEINCLSLNQTENLLASADDSGAIKILDVENKKVVRSLKRHSNICSSVAFRPQRPQSLVSCGLDMQVMLWSLQKARPLWITNLQEDETEEMEGPQSPGQLLNPALAHCISVASCGNIFSCGAEDGKVRIFRVMGVKCEQELGFKGHTLGVSQVCFLPESYLLLTGGNDGKIMLWDANSEVEKKQKSPTKRTHRKKPKRGTCTKQGGNTDASVTDEEEHGNILPKLNIEHGEKVNWLLGTKIKGHQNILVADQTSCISVYPLNEF
- the LOC105470775 gene encoding WD repeat-containing protein 53 isoform X2, encoding MLWSLQKARPLWITNLQEDETEEMEGPQSPGQLLNPALAHCISVASCGNIFSCGAEDGKVRIFRVMGVKCEQELGFKGHTLGVSQVCFLPESYLLLTGGNDGKIMLWDANSEVEKKQKSPTKRTHRKKPKRGTCTKQGGNTDASVTDEEEHGNILPKLNIEHGEKVNWLLGTKIKGHQNILVADQTSCISVYPLNEF